A region of the Nocardia asteroides genome:
CAGGTAGCCGTCCTCGTCGAAGTAGCCGGAGTCGCCGGTGAGGTAGTGGCCGGGATAGGCGGACAGGTAGGAGCGCTCGTAGCGGGCGTCGTCGCGCCAGAGCCCGGTGAGCGTGCCGGGCGGCAGCGGCAGGCCGATGACGATATTGCCCTCGGTGTTCGGGGCGACCGCGTTGCCCGAGGAGTCGAGCACGCGTAGTCGATAGCCCGGCACCGGCACCGAGGCCGAGCCCGGCTTGATCGGCAACTGCCGCAGGCCGAGCGGGTTCGCGCAGATCGGCCAGCCGGTCTCGGTCTGCCACCAGTGATCGACCACCGGGCAGTCCGAGCGGCCCGCGAGCAAGGTCTCCTCGGCCCAGGTGTAGGTGGCCGGGTCCAGGCGTTCGCCCGCGCAGAACAACGCGCGCAGCGAGGACAGGTCGTGGCGGTGGGCCAGCTCCGCGTCCGGGTCGGCCTTGCGGATGGCCCGCAGCGCGGTCGGCGCGGTGAACAGCACATCGACCTTGTGCCGGTCGATGACCCGCCAGTACGCGCTCGCGTCCGGCGTGCCGATCGGCTTGCCTTCGTACAGCAGCGTGGTGGCTCCCACCAGCAGCGGCGCGTAGACGATGTAGGAGTGACCGACCACCCAGCCCACGTCGGAAGCGGCCCACATCACGTTGCCCGCGTCGATGTCGTAGATGTTGCGCATGGACCAGGCGAGGGCGACCGCGTGGCCGCCGTTGTCCCGGACCACGCCCTTCGGCTTCCCGGTGGTGCCGGAGGTATAGAGGATGTAGAGCGGATCGGTCGCGGCGACCGACACCGGATCGGCCGGTGGCGCGTGCCGGACCGCGTCTTCCCAGTCCAGCCACTGCGCGGCCACGGTCGCGGCCGAACTCGGCAGGTATTCGGTCGCCGGCTGCGGGGCCGGGAAATGGATGGTGTCGAACTGGGGTCGCTGTTTGACGATCACCGTGCGCGGCGCGGTGGTCTCGGCGAGGTCCAGAGCCCGCAACACGATCGGCGGGTATTCGATCGTCTTGCCCGGTTCCAGGCCGCCGGAGGCTGTGATGATCAACACCGGCTCCGCGTCATCGATGCGGGCGGCCAGCTCCGGCGCGGCGAAGCCGCCGAACACCACCGAGTGGACCGCGCCGATGCGGGCGCAGGCCAGCATCGCGATCACCGCTTCGGGGATCATCGGCAGGTAGATCACCACGCGATCGCCCGCCGAGACGCCCAGCCGGACCATCGCCCCCGCGAACCGGGACACCTCCTCGAGCAGCTCGGCGTAGGTGTAGACCACAGTGGCGCCGGTCATAGCGGAGTCGTATATTAGTGCGGGCTGATCGGCGCGGCTGGGGGCATCGGGGGTGGTCGGGTGCACGTGCCGGTCGAGTGCGTTGAAGGAGGTGTTGAGGCGGGCGTCGGGAAACCACCTGGCCACCGGGCGGGCGCCGGTGTCGAGGATCTGAGTCGGTGCCACGTCCCAGTCGATCGCTTCGGCCGCGCCGGCCCAGAACTCGGCGGGATCCACCAAGCTGGTCTGATAGGCCGGTCGGTAATCCTGCCGCACGTTCAACCCCGTGACTCCCTAACCTCGCCTCGATGCCCGCCTCGATAGATCTGGTTGATTGTGGCAGACTTCACGCGACGCCCGGGTGGGTGCCGCGACCTCTGGTTTTGCCTGGAATCGGCAGGTCAATGATCGCGACATCACGCCCCGTCACCCAAGAAGTTATTGATCCGTTAGAATCTGATGTCACTTATTTGGGCCGTCGTAGACGCAATTTCTCGGCCAGCCGCAGCTCTCGGCCAGCTCCACCTGTCGAGCCAAGCACGCGATGTGGAGGTTCGGTTGATGGCGCGTGGTAGAGGCCAGTTTGGAAAGTGAGTGGGAGATGCGTGACGCCGCTAGGTCTGGCAGTAGCCGCTGGGCGCTCGGCAACTGGGACCTGCGCTGGAAGGTGACGGCGGTGCTCGCCGTGCCTCTGGCGGTCGCGGTCGGGCTCGGCGTGTCCAGGATCTCCTCGGAGTTCGCGGAATCGAACCGGCTCGCCGACATCGCCGAGAACATCTCCGCCATCCCGGTGGTCACCGGGCTCAGCGCGCAGACCGCGACCACCGCGAGTTCGCAGATGGTCACGCTCGCGCCGAACACGTCCATCGTGACCGATCAGAACCTGGCGGATCTGGACAAAGCGATCGCCAACGCGGAGAAGTCGGTCGAACGGTTGAGCAGCGTGCCGGGTGCGCGCGCCTCGTTGGAGAGCATGCTCAACCAGGCCA
Encoded here:
- a CDS encoding AMP-binding protein — encoded protein: MNVRQDYRPAYQTSLVDPAEFWAGAAEAIDWDVAPTQILDTGARPVARWFPDARLNTSFNALDRHVHPTTPDAPSRADQPALIYDSAMTGATVVYTYAELLEEVSRFAGAMVRLGVSAGDRVVIYLPMIPEAVIAMLACARIGAVHSVVFGGFAAPELAARIDDAEPVLIITASGGLEPGKTIEYPPIVLRALDLAETTAPRTVIVKQRPQFDTIHFPAPQPATEYLPSSAATVAAQWLDWEDAVRHAPPADPVSVAATDPLYILYTSGTTGKPKGVVRDNGGHAVALAWSMRNIYDIDAGNVMWAASDVGWVVGHSYIVYAPLLVGATTLLYEGKPIGTPDASAYWRVIDRHKVDVLFTAPTALRAIRKADPDAELAHRHDLSSLRALFCAGERLDPATYTWAEETLLAGRSDCPVVDHWWQTETGWPICANPLGLRQLPIKPGSASVPVPGYRLRVLDSSGNAVAPNTEGNIVIGLPLPPGTLTGLWRDDARYERSYLSAYPGHYLTGDSGYFDEDGYLYVLGRSDDVINMAGHRLSAGSIEAAIAGHEAVAECAVIGLPDELKGHRPLAYVVLKSGVDIDPDRLRDELIERVRAQVGAIATLHDAIIVTALPKTRSGKILRKTIRQITSGETFEVPSTIEDPGVLTALEQQIRAARPQGREPGHDNSENPDHVVAPDVDPVAPS